The Candidatus Beckwithbacteria bacterium DNA segment AGGGCGTTTTGCAAGCAGTAGCTAATGTCAATGATAAAATTGCTCCGGCTTTAAAAGGTATGGATGTAAGTGCACAAAACGAAATCGATGAAACCATGCTTGAGCTGGACGGCACTGAAAATAAAGAAAACTTAGGAGCTAATGCTATCTTATCTGTTTCTATGGCTGCTACCAAAGCTGCCGCTTTGTCTCAAAATAAGCCACTATATGCTTATGTAGCACAGCTGGCTGGAACTAATACCGACCTTTACCAAATGCCTATTCCCATGATGAATGTGCTTAATGGCGGCAAACACGCCAGCAACTCTTCTGATATGCAGGAGTATATGGTCATGCCAGTTGGCGCACCCTCAATAGTTGAAGCTGTTCGCTGGGGCGCTGAGATTTTCCATACTTTAGGAAAATTGATTAAAGAAAAAGGCATGAGCACTAGTGTTGGTGATGAAGGTGGCTATGCTCCTCCACTTGGCAATAATGAAGCGCCTTTGGAAATTATTATGGCTGCTATTGAAAAAGCTGGCTATAAACCAGGTGAGCAAGTGGCTATAGCTATGGACCCCGCTGCTTCTGAATTTTATCAGGATGGTAAATATAATTTAGCCACCGAAAATAAACTATTAAGTACAGACGAATTAGTAGCTCGTTACCAAG contains these protein-coding regions:
- the eno gene encoding phosphopyruvate hydratase, yielding MKISSIFSQEILDSRGNPTIESEIVLENGIKASAAVPSGASTGSHEAHELRDNDPKRYGGKGVLQAVANVNDKIAPALKGMDVSAQNEIDETMLELDGTENKENLGANAILSVSMAATKAAALSQNKPLYAYVAQLAGTNTDLYQMPIPMMNVLNGGKHASNSSDMQEYMVMPVGAPSIVEAVRWGAEIFHTLGKLIKEKGMSTSVGDEGGYAPPLGNNEAPLEIIMAAIEKAGYKPGEQVAIAMDPAASEFYQDGKYNLATENKLLSTDELVARYQEWLGKYPIVSIEDCFAEDDWDGFAKFTQATNGTLQIVGDDLFVTNYKRLQMGIDKKAGNSILIKVNQIGTISETIKTIKLARAHNFTAVVSHRSGETEDSFIADFVVGMGTGQIKTGSLCRSERICKYNQLMRIERELENKAQIAKFLFGK